A part of Aurantimicrobium sp. MWH-Uga1 genomic DNA contains:
- a CDS encoding response regulator transcription factor: MKPLRIGIVEDHSLFLQLMSSALEQVEDLEIVATADNVAEAKKWFQPENLDVVILDIELPDGNGVGLGITMRRLNPHLGVVLLSDRDMLELILGLPKQERQGWSYLTKSATKSIDSLASAIRATSRGETVIDPSLVNRSQARPGTGVSSLTNRQFEVLRAVARGDSNQTIATSLGIAVNSVGNHLIAIYDALGIPEGKNARVAAVLEFLQDTTRPSTLSRAFSD; this comes from the coding sequence ATGAAGCCTTTACGTATAGGAATTGTGGAAGACCATAGTCTCTTTCTGCAGCTCATGAGTTCTGCCTTAGAGCAGGTTGAGGATCTCGAAATTGTCGCGACTGCCGACAATGTCGCTGAAGCTAAAAAGTGGTTTCAGCCTGAAAATCTTGACGTGGTTATCCTCGACATTGAGCTTCCAGATGGAAACGGTGTTGGTCTCGGAATTACTATGCGTCGCCTTAATCCTCATCTCGGCGTGGTCCTGCTCTCTGATAGGGACATGCTCGAGCTCATCCTTGGTCTACCGAAACAGGAGAGACAAGGGTGGAGCTACCTCACCAAGAGTGCGACGAAGTCTATAGATTCTTTAGCTTCCGCCATTCGGGCAACTTCTCGTGGTGAAACTGTTATTGATCCGTCCTTGGTGAACCGTTCGCAGGCTCGTCCAGGAACCGGCGTTTCCTCGTTGACGAACCGACAATTTGAAGTGCTTCGTGCGGTAGCCCGCGGAGACAGCAATCAAACCATCGCGACCAGTTTGGGAATAGCAGTTAACTCTGTAGGCAACCACCTCATCGCTATTTATGACGCACTCGGTATTCCTGAAGGGAAGAATGCACGTGTAGCCGCAGTTTTGGAGTTTTTGCAGGACACAACTCGGCCTTCAACTCTTTCACGAGCATTTAGTGACTAA
- a CDS encoding TetR/AcrR family transcriptional regulator, whose translation MTDNLRTHDRLLKAAVDVIDSAGIKELKIRDVAAMAGVKVPSVYHFFGNRDGLVEEAQAFRYTRGLLELTQVFDEQVRNCSNIEEFIAVIREVTALVFSDDRYSTRAVRADVLGSAMSRPKLKSAVAAAQRKSHDLLSSALNFAQERGWVLPELDTMAFSVWYTGMVNGRLVYEIDPAQCSGQAWNNLATELTVSALCGPVKK comes from the coding sequence ATGACAGACAACCTAAGAACTCATGATCGCCTATTAAAGGCAGCGGTGGATGTCATTGATAGCGCTGGAATCAAGGAACTGAAGATACGTGATGTAGCTGCCATGGCTGGGGTAAAAGTGCCGTCGGTTTACCATTTTTTTGGCAATCGCGATGGACTGGTTGAAGAAGCACAAGCATTTCGTTACACCAGAGGATTATTGGAATTAACTCAAGTTTTCGACGAACAAGTGCGGAATTGTTCAAATATAGAAGAATTCATTGCTGTCATACGTGAAGTGACTGCATTAGTTTTTTCCGATGATCGCTATTCAACTCGGGCAGTCCGGGCCGATGTTTTGGGTAGTGCAATGTCGAGACCAAAGCTCAAGAGTGCGGTCGCTGCAGCACAGCGAAAATCACATGACTTATTGAGTTCGGCTTTGAACTTTGCACAGGAACGAGGCTGGGTCTTGCCTGAACTAGACACAATGGCTTTTTCCGTGTGGTACACCGGAATGGTTAATGGTCGTCTTGTTTATGAAATTGATCCCGCCCAATGCTCTGGTCAGGCCTGGAACAACCTTGCTACCGAATTGACAGTTTCTGCTCTGTGTGGCCCCGTCAAAAAGTAA
- the katG gene encoding catalase/peroxidase HPI produces the protein MSDESKCPYMGGTSSSTGTSNNNWWPNQLNLDSLTHNSPKSDPMDSDFDYATEFKSLDLAAVKKDIYALMTSSQDWWPADYGHYGPFFIRMAWHSAGTYRISDGRGGAGQGLQRFAPLNSWPDNVNLDKARRLLWPVKKKYGKKLSWADLMILAGNCAIEDMGLKTFGFGGGRADVWEADDTYWGPEAEWLANKRYSGERDLENPLAAVQMGLIYVNPEGPDGNPDILASARDIRETFARMAMDDEETVALIAGGHTFGKAHGAADADKYVGPEPEGAPIEEQGLGWKNSFGTGNGADTISSGLEGAWTPNPTKWDNGYFETLFGYEWVMTKSPAGAIQWVPSDESAASVVPDAHIQGKTHAPVMFTTDLALRTDPAYEKISRHFLENPDAFADAFARAWFKLTHRDMGPISRYLGPEVPAEQLIWQDPVPAVDHPLVSDADVAEIKKQVLASGLSVSQLVFVAWASASSYRNSDKRGGANGARIRLEPQRNWAANDPQALAPILAKLESLQSDLAAAGKKISLADLIVLAGSAAVEKAAADAGVNVTVPFHPGRTDATQEQTDVNSFAVLEPVADGFRNYASKGHGPVAERLLVDRANQLNLTAPEMTVLVGGLRVLGANTGGSTVGVFTKTPGVLTNDFFVNLLELGNTWHPQSGDTGLFDARDNATGAAKWTGSRADLVFGSNSILRALAEVYASDDAKTKFVNDFVAAWVKVMENDRFDLA, from the coding sequence ATGTCTGACGAAAGCAAATGCCCCTACATGGGTGGAACTTCCAGCTCAACTGGAACCTCAAACAATAATTGGTGGCCTAACCAGCTGAATTTGGATTCGCTGACCCACAACTCCCCTAAGTCTGACCCTATGGACTCAGACTTTGACTACGCCACAGAGTTCAAAAGCTTGGATTTGGCAGCAGTCAAGAAAGATATTTACGCGCTGATGACCTCGTCACAAGACTGGTGGCCTGCTGACTATGGTCACTACGGCCCCTTCTTTATCCGTATGGCGTGGCACAGTGCTGGCACCTACCGTATCAGTGACGGTCGCGGAGGCGCGGGCCAGGGCCTCCAGCGCTTTGCACCATTGAACAGCTGGCCAGATAACGTCAACCTTGACAAGGCACGACGCTTGCTGTGGCCCGTGAAGAAGAAGTACGGCAAGAAGCTCAGCTGGGCTGACCTCATGATTCTTGCTGGTAACTGTGCTATCGAAGACATGGGTCTGAAGACTTTTGGCTTCGGCGGTGGACGTGCTGACGTCTGGGAAGCAGATGACACCTACTGGGGCCCTGAAGCTGAATGGCTCGCTAACAAGCGTTACAGCGGTGAACGAGACTTAGAGAACCCCCTCGCTGCAGTTCAGATGGGTCTGATTTACGTCAACCCTGAAGGCCCAGACGGCAACCCTGACATCCTTGCTTCTGCACGAGACATTCGTGAAACCTTCGCCCGGATGGCGATGGATGACGAAGAAACTGTTGCCCTAATCGCCGGTGGTCACACTTTCGGTAAGGCTCACGGAGCTGCTGATGCAGATAAGTATGTTGGCCCCGAACCTGAGGGAGCCCCAATCGAAGAGCAGGGACTTGGCTGGAAGAACAGCTTTGGAACTGGCAACGGTGCTGACACCATTTCCTCTGGTCTCGAAGGTGCATGGACTCCCAATCCCACCAAGTGGGACAATGGCTACTTCGAAACCCTTTTTGGTTACGAATGGGTCATGACAAAGAGTCCAGCTGGCGCAATTCAGTGGGTTCCTTCTGACGAGTCAGCTGCCTCAGTGGTTCCTGATGCACACATTCAAGGAAAGACACACGCTCCAGTTATGTTCACCACTGACTTGGCACTGCGTACTGACCCTGCATACGAGAAGATCTCGCGTCATTTCCTGGAGAACCCCGATGCCTTTGCGGATGCTTTTGCCCGCGCATGGTTCAAGCTCACTCACCGTGACATGGGACCCATCTCGAGGTACCTTGGACCCGAGGTTCCTGCAGAGCAGCTCATCTGGCAGGACCCTGTTCCTGCGGTTGATCACCCTCTGGTTTCTGATGCAGATGTTGCAGAAATCAAAAAGCAGGTGCTTGCTTCCGGTCTCAGTGTTTCTCAGCTGGTTTTCGTCGCATGGGCTTCTGCCTCCAGCTATCGCAACAGTGACAAGCGCGGCGGGGCCAACGGTGCCCGTATTCGCCTCGAGCCACAGCGCAACTGGGCCGCAAATGACCCACAAGCACTCGCTCCTATCTTGGCGAAGCTGGAATCCCTGCAGAGTGATCTGGCCGCAGCAGGCAAGAAGATCTCGCTTGCGGACCTCATCGTTTTGGCTGGTTCCGCAGCAGTTGAAAAGGCAGCAGCAGATGCTGGTGTGAACGTCACTGTTCCTTTCCACCCTGGTCGCACTGACGCAACTCAGGAGCAAACAGACGTCAACTCCTTCGCTGTTTTGGAGCCGGTAGCTGATGGTTTCCGCAACTACGCAAGCAAGGGCCACGGTCCAGTTGCTGAGCGTTTGTTGGTTGATCGCGCTAACCAACTCAACCTCACCGCACCAGAAATGACTGTTCTGGTGGGAGGTTTACGTGTGCTTGGAGCCAACACCGGTGGTTCAACTGTCGGGGTATTCACCAAAACTCCTGGTGTACTCACGAATGACTTCTTCGTGAATCTGCTAGAACTTGGCAACACCTGGCACCCGCAGTCCGGCGACACCGGCCTCTTTGACGCTCGCGACAATGCCACCGGCGCTGCAAAGTGGACCGGAAGCCGCGCAGATCTCGTATTCGGTTCGAACTCGATTCTGCGTGCTCTTGCAGAGGTTTATGCAAGCGACGACGCCAAGACCAAGTTTGTCAACGACTTCGTTGCCGCCTGGGTCAAGGTCATGGAGAATGATCGTTTCGATCTAGCCTAA
- a CDS encoding glycosyltransferase — protein sequence MPKPLRILIGCDTFGPNVNGAAKFAERLAAGLVERGHDVRVMAPAAGRKSGTWVETHEGQPMMMYRIKSWRWYPHDWLRYMLPWRVRHNSARILDSFKPDVVHFQSHLIVGGGLTKEAQLRGIRIIGTNHFMPENMMQFTLLPKSTQKSVIRLVWKAAYRTFSRAEAVTTPTRRAANFLEEYTHLTDVHAISCGINAHHYTPNFDTKGENRILFVGRITGEKKLDVLLKAFTQLPPELNATLEFVGGGDLLQQMKQQVKHLGLDDKVFFSGYVSDDELKAALTRAKVFAMPSIAELQSIATMEAMATALPIVGADAMALPHLVHDGENGYLFEPNNVEDLRDKLVKVLTADDDELLRMKNNSLKFIRGHDITRTLDTFEALYRGEEVVDPDPELTDD from the coding sequence ATGCCGAAACCATTACGCATCCTCATTGGATGTGACACATTCGGCCCAAACGTTAATGGCGCTGCAAAGTTTGCGGAGCGGTTGGCTGCAGGCTTGGTCGAACGCGGTCACGACGTTCGAGTAATGGCTCCGGCGGCTGGACGAAAGTCTGGAACATGGGTTGAAACCCATGAAGGCCAACCCATGATGATGTATCGCATCAAGAGCTGGCGTTGGTATCCACACGACTGGCTTCGCTACATGCTTCCTTGGCGTGTACGTCACAACAGCGCGCGAATCTTGGACAGTTTCAAACCTGATGTCGTGCATTTTCAATCCCATCTCATTGTTGGTGGCGGATTGACTAAAGAAGCTCAGCTTCGAGGAATTCGCATTATTGGCACAAACCACTTCATGCCTGAAAACATGATGCAATTCACGCTTTTACCAAAATCCACCCAGAAGAGCGTTATTCGTTTGGTCTGGAAGGCTGCTTACAGAACTTTTAGCCGCGCTGAGGCTGTCACGACACCTACACGTCGCGCTGCCAACTTCCTCGAGGAGTACACGCACCTCACTGATGTCCATGCCATTTCGTGTGGAATTAACGCGCACCACTACACACCTAACTTCGACACCAAGGGGGAGAACCGCATCCTTTTCGTTGGTCGCATCACCGGTGAAAAGAAGCTCGATGTTCTCCTCAAAGCATTTACCCAACTTCCCCCCGAGCTCAATGCAACTTTGGAATTCGTCGGCGGTGGAGACCTGCTTCAGCAAATGAAGCAACAGGTCAAGCACTTGGGTCTTGATGACAAAGTCTTTTTCTCAGGCTATGTCAGTGATGATGAGCTCAAAGCCGCTCTCACCAGGGCAAAAGTTTTTGCAATGCCGTCCATTGCTGAGCTGCAGTCCATCGCCACAATGGAAGCAATGGCCACCGCACTTCCTATCGTTGGTGCGGACGCAATGGCCCTGCCTCACCTTGTTCACGACGGTGAAAACGGTTACCTGTTCGAGCCCAACAACGTCGAAGATTTAAGAGACAAGCTCGTGAAAGTTCTCACCGCGGATGATGATGAGCTACTTCGTATGAAGAATAACTCTCTCAAGTTCATTCGCGGTCACGACATCACTCGCACGCTGGACACCTTCGAAGCGCTGTATCGTGGCGAAGAAGTTGTAGATCCAGACCCAGAGCTCACAGACGACTAA
- a CDS encoding DMT family transporter: MQLNDLTDLAQVSFEPAQLIGIPFALVGAILMSVGAQLQHRGVNKVGDGEDEKSALNLKQLVALFKRPSWLTGTVFLGAAIIFQLISLGFSPLIVVQPIGAVALVITAVLNARVTKTKLNTQSIVAIALSVGGIGIFVSIAAFTAINAPMTSADLAEILVILIVVLAIFGVLFLIYRKHLSALYYIVGAGVLYGFVATLAKVVITSVIHGATDWLTWACLAALLAATVLGALFVQNAYQTGPPDLVIAGLTVIDPIVAVAIGILILDEASQAPGWAIVSYVLAGVLAIIGVFLLAKYHPDAHDPVSAASKEAKAGFQSAKAESKAKVNAAAHGAKEAIKKAKSVD; encoded by the coding sequence ATGCAGCTCAACGACCTCACTGATCTTGCACAGGTTTCGTTTGAGCCGGCTCAACTTATCGGTATTCCTTTTGCTCTCGTGGGCGCCATCCTCATGTCGGTGGGTGCTCAGTTGCAGCACCGCGGTGTTAACAAAGTCGGCGATGGAGAAGACGAAAAGTCTGCGCTCAATCTCAAGCAGCTTGTTGCACTGTTTAAGCGACCTTCGTGGCTAACCGGCACAGTTTTCTTAGGCGCTGCCATTATTTTCCAGCTCATTTCGCTGGGCTTCTCGCCATTGATTGTGGTTCAACCCATTGGTGCCGTTGCACTTGTTATCACGGCGGTGCTCAACGCCCGCGTGACGAAAACAAAACTGAATACACAATCGATTGTTGCTATTGCTCTCTCGGTCGGCGGTATCGGTATTTTCGTTTCCATCGCAGCCTTTACAGCAATCAATGCGCCGATGACTTCAGCTGACCTGGCTGAAATCCTGGTCATATTAATTGTTGTCCTCGCTATCTTTGGTGTGCTGTTCCTGATTTACCGCAAGCATCTTTCAGCCTTGTATTACATCGTAGGAGCCGGTGTGCTCTACGGTTTCGTGGCAACCCTTGCAAAGGTAGTCATAACAAGTGTGATTCACGGTGCAACAGACTGGCTGACGTGGGCATGCTTGGCTGCCCTGCTTGCAGCGACAGTACTGGGTGCTCTGTTTGTGCAAAATGCTTATCAAACAGGCCCTCCTGATCTCGTAATTGCAGGGCTTACTGTGATTGATCCGATCGTTGCTGTAGCCATTGGTATTTTGATTCTCGATGAAGCCTCACAGGCACCAGGTTGGGCCATAGTCAGCTATGTACTGGCGGGCGTTCTGGCCATCATCGGTGTCTTCCTTCTAGCGAAATATCACCCTGACGCACATGATCCTGTTTCAGCAGCGAGTAAAGAGGCAAAAGCGGGATTCCAGAGCGCAAAAGCCGAGTCCAAGGCGAAGGTCAATGCAGCGGCACACGGCGCGAAAGAAGCGATCAAGAAGGCTAAGTCCGTAGACTAA
- the def gene encoding peptide deformylase: protein MTVLPIVISGDPALHKPAEPVTVFDSELETLVADMFETMDAAPGVGLAAPQVGVSLQVFVYDYPEDDGTPRRGVAINPELYISPVEIRDTTDADEEGCLSFPGERFPLVRADKALLRARNLSGIPFEIECEGWFARIMQHEYDHLLGYLYLDRLDYEFNKQASKIERKKGWGKPGKSWMPGVDNLEG from the coding sequence ATGACCGTACTGCCCATTGTGATTTCTGGTGATCCTGCATTGCACAAACCTGCCGAACCCGTCACCGTGTTTGATAGCGAACTGGAAACCTTGGTTGCCGACATGTTCGAAACCATGGATGCCGCCCCAGGAGTTGGTCTGGCAGCACCACAGGTGGGCGTGAGCCTTCAGGTGTTTGTCTATGACTACCCAGAGGATGATGGCACTCCACGCCGTGGCGTAGCCATCAACCCTGAACTCTACATTTCCCCTGTAGAGATCCGTGACACCACTGATGCTGATGAGGAGGGCTGTCTCTCCTTTCCTGGGGAACGGTTCCCTTTAGTTAGGGCTGACAAGGCGCTACTTCGTGCCAGGAACCTTTCAGGCATCCCTTTTGAAATCGAGTGCGAGGGTTGGTTTGCGCGGATAATGCAACACGAATACGACCACTTGTTGGGGTATTTATACCTGGACCGTTTGGACTACGAATTCAATAAGCAAGCCAGCAAAATTGAACGCAAAAAAGGGTGGGGTAAACCTGGTAAATCGTGGATGCCCGGAGTAGATAATCTCGAAGGCTAA
- a CDS encoding AzlD domain-containing protein, with protein MTLWTTVIAASVLSFAVKYIGYIIPQRLLEKPTFTRITNLLTVAMLAALVAVQTLGAGQAVVFDARVPAVILAAILFSFRVPFIIVVAIAGVVAVVLRNLGWMA; from the coding sequence ATGACACTGTGGACAACAGTTATCGCCGCATCAGTACTTTCTTTTGCAGTGAAATACATCGGCTACATCATTCCGCAACGGCTTTTGGAGAAGCCCACTTTCACCAGAATTACAAACCTGTTGACTGTGGCCATGCTGGCAGCACTTGTTGCCGTTCAAACCTTGGGTGCAGGACAAGCAGTCGTGTTCGATGCTCGGGTTCCTGCGGTCATCCTGGCGGCAATCCTGTTTAGTTTCCGGGTGCCCTTCATCATTGTGGTTGCAATTGCCGGAGTGGTGGCTGTCGTGCTGCGTAATCTGGGCTGGATGGCTTAG
- a CDS encoding AzlC family ABC transporter permease: MAFTVAEKRALRTGISVGIAVAAYGVSFGALSVAAGLDIWQTCFLSLVLFSGGSQFAVIGILATGGASAGIPAVASSTFLALRNGIYSMRVAPIVGEVPFWKRLAAAQITIDESTAVAIAQEEKSAQRIGFWATGIAIYIGWNLATFAGALLGNLVGDVSRFGLDAVAAAAFVGLLWPRLQQLQAAAVAMVSAVLAAFLIPLTLPGVPVLAAAVVAVVFGLTNWLHREPAADAQTTQPDDLPEPGDTPGYHPDHGQVKP; this comes from the coding sequence GTGGCATTTACTGTCGCTGAAAAGCGTGCCTTGAGAACTGGTATTTCTGTCGGTATCGCGGTTGCTGCTTATGGTGTCTCTTTCGGGGCCTTGAGTGTCGCCGCGGGCTTAGACATTTGGCAAACCTGTTTCCTCAGTCTTGTTCTGTTTTCTGGTGGGTCACAGTTTGCTGTGATTGGCATTCTTGCCACCGGAGGAGCAAGCGCAGGAATTCCTGCGGTCGCTTCCAGCACGTTCCTTGCACTTCGCAACGGCATTTACTCTATGAGGGTCGCTCCGATTGTGGGGGAGGTTCCATTCTGGAAACGTCTGGCAGCCGCACAAATCACTATTGATGAATCAACTGCTGTGGCGATAGCGCAAGAGGAGAAAAGCGCGCAGCGCATCGGATTTTGGGCAACCGGGATAGCGATATATATCGGCTGGAATCTAGCAACTTTTGCCGGTGCCCTGTTAGGCAATTTAGTTGGCGATGTCAGCCGTTTCGGACTCGATGCAGTTGCAGCAGCTGCCTTTGTTGGGTTGTTGTGGCCACGATTGCAACAACTCCAGGCAGCCGCTGTAGCAATGGTTTCGGCGGTTTTGGCAGCATTCCTCATCCCGTTGACCCTACCGGGGGTACCGGTACTCGCTGCCGCGGTGGTTGCTGTGGTTTTTGGCTTGACAAACTGGTTACATCGAGAACCAGCTGCAGATGCCCAGACAACTCAGCCTGATGACTTGCCAGAACCAGGGGATACGCCTGGCTATCACCCAGATCATGGGCAGGTGAAGCCATGA
- a CDS encoding D-isomer specific 2-hydroxyacid dehydrogenase family protein, translating into MKIRQKDCVCVIPQHAAVLGDERASVAAPRVESGPIAVLPESHDDSTRGGSEVFRSAVSDAGGVITELNEKTRGLIWLSYKKSAELGEVLASNPQLTWVQLPWAGVDAYSDVLAASARPGLVFTSAKGSYAQPVAEHALGMTLALMRLFPRRARAQSWDAVPKGISLYRKNVTIIGAGGIARELIRLLQPFDVRITIVRRSAGQVPGAFSTVTTDRLKKVLPESDVVIIAAALTPDTTHLIGAQELALMKPSAVLVNIARGPLVDSAALIEALNQERILGAAMDVTEPEPLPDGHPLWSARNVLITPHMADTPDMTAPLLADRISTNVAAFLSGEPFVGVVDTEAGY; encoded by the coding sequence ATGAAAATTCGTCAGAAAGATTGCGTGTGTGTAATTCCACAGCATGCTGCTGTCCTCGGAGATGAACGTGCTTCAGTTGCAGCTCCACGTGTTGAATCTGGACCGATTGCTGTGCTTCCTGAATCTCACGATGATTCCACCCGTGGTGGCAGTGAAGTCTTTCGCTCTGCAGTCAGTGACGCCGGTGGAGTCATAACTGAACTCAATGAGAAAACTCGGGGTTTGATTTGGCTCTCCTATAAGAAATCAGCCGAGCTGGGAGAAGTTCTTGCATCTAACCCACAATTGACTTGGGTCCAACTGCCGTGGGCAGGTGTAGATGCATATTCGGATGTATTAGCGGCGTCTGCCAGACCTGGTCTCGTTTTCACAAGTGCGAAGGGCTCTTATGCGCAGCCTGTCGCAGAACACGCACTGGGGATGACCTTGGCTTTGATGCGACTGTTCCCACGCAGAGCGCGGGCTCAAAGTTGGGATGCTGTCCCCAAAGGTATCTCGCTCTATCGGAAGAACGTCACCATTATTGGTGCCGGAGGCATCGCCCGTGAACTCATTCGCCTTTTGCAGCCTTTTGATGTTCGGATCACCATAGTTCGTCGTTCTGCAGGCCAAGTTCCAGGTGCATTCAGCACGGTGACGACAGACCGGCTGAAGAAAGTTCTCCCTGAATCTGACGTTGTCATTATTGCCGCTGCACTCACACCCGACACCACACACCTCATAGGAGCGCAAGAGTTGGCGCTGATGAAACCCAGCGCAGTGCTCGTCAATATTGCGCGAGGCCCTTTAGTTGACTCGGCAGCACTGATTGAAGCGCTGAACCAGGAGCGTATTCTCGGTGCTGCCATGGATGTAACCGAGCCCGAACCTCTGCCAGATGGACACCCATTGTGGAGTGCACGAAACGTGTTGATTACGCCGCATATGGCCGACACTCCAGACATGACAGCACCCTTATTAGCGGATCGAATCTCTACCAACGTTGCCGCTTTCCTTTCAGGTGAGCCATTCGTGGGAGTTGTTGATACCGAGGCCGGATACTAA
- the dnaG gene encoding DNA primase, with amino-acid sequence MAGRIRQADVEELKQRVNIADVIGDYVSLKSAGVGSMKGLCPFHDERSPSFHVRPTVGYFHCFGCGESGDVYTFVQKMDHLSFTESIERLAQRINFELHYEEGSGKSQEAGNRTRILAANTAAAEFYVAQLATPGAAAGRKFLGERGFDKAAAERFGIGFAPKAWNELRDHLKTKGFTEEEMLQAGLLSQGDKGVYDRFRGRVIWPIRDVTGQTIGFGARKLFDDDQGPKYLNTPETPVYHKQQVLYGLDLAKRDVSKSRRVVVVEGYTDVMAAHLSGVTTAVATCGTSFGVDHIKLIRRIMGDDSGLGEVIFTFDPDAAGQKAALRAFAEEQRFAAQTFVAVAPDGLDPCDLRLAQGEQAVRDLMDSKIPMFEFVIRQMLSNYNLDTVEGRVAALREAAPVVADIRDSALRPGYTRELARLTGVDVSEAQVAVSNAVKASRSKGMQTTSEGARTGYAGTPTARPVPAGSEQPEAFAESAPEGPRVFELKNDPSTRLEREALMALIQFPELVGSDLATDAVQSAILDPNLATVRDAIGANVNELGGETWLDRIQNDLPQDFKPLVTQLAVAPLPQKNEDQTQTYCRGVVVSLIERDLVRRKSELVGRLQRTSVDQGEVSREIQRELLELETKRRQLRED; translated from the coding sequence ATGGCCGGCCGTATTCGTCAAGCAGATGTAGAAGAACTCAAGCAACGTGTCAACATTGCTGATGTCATTGGTGATTATGTGAGCTTAAAATCTGCAGGTGTGGGTTCCATGAAGGGTCTGTGTCCTTTCCATGATGAACGCTCACCCAGCTTTCACGTGCGCCCCACGGTGGGATACTTTCACTGCTTTGGGTGCGGTGAATCAGGAGATGTCTACACTTTCGTGCAGAAAATGGACCATCTCAGCTTCACTGAATCCATTGAACGCTTGGCACAGCGCATCAACTTTGAACTTCACTATGAAGAGGGTTCAGGAAAGTCTCAAGAGGCAGGCAACAGAACTCGCATTTTGGCAGCCAATACCGCGGCTGCAGAGTTTTATGTTGCGCAGTTAGCCACACCAGGTGCTGCAGCAGGGCGAAAGTTCTTAGGAGAGCGCGGTTTCGATAAAGCAGCCGCTGAACGTTTTGGTATTGGCTTCGCTCCCAAAGCGTGGAACGAGCTTCGTGATCACCTCAAGACCAAAGGCTTCACGGAAGAAGAAATGTTGCAGGCGGGGTTGCTCTCGCAGGGGGACAAAGGTGTTTATGACCGCTTCCGCGGCCGAGTGATCTGGCCTATTCGTGATGTCACCGGTCAAACGATTGGTTTTGGCGCGCGCAAACTCTTTGACGATGACCAGGGTCCTAAATATTTGAATACCCCAGAGACTCCGGTCTATCACAAGCAACAGGTGCTTTATGGTTTAGATCTTGCCAAACGAGACGTTTCTAAGTCGCGTCGTGTTGTTGTGGTGGAGGGGTATACCGACGTGATGGCTGCACACCTATCTGGCGTAACCACTGCAGTAGCCACCTGCGGAACGAGTTTCGGTGTAGATCACATCAAACTCATTCGCCGCATCATGGGCGATGACTCAGGTCTAGGTGAAGTGATTTTCACGTTCGACCCTGATGCTGCAGGGCAGAAAGCAGCACTGCGTGCTTTTGCTGAAGAACAACGATTTGCTGCTCAAACCTTTGTCGCCGTCGCCCCAGATGGCCTCGACCCCTGCGATCTGCGTCTTGCTCAAGGTGAGCAGGCTGTGCGGGACTTGATGGATTCGAAAATCCCCATGTTTGAGTTTGTCATTAGGCAAATGCTCAGTAACTACAACCTCGACACTGTCGAGGGTCGTGTTGCCGCACTGCGTGAGGCAGCACCCGTGGTGGCAGATATCAGAGACTCTGCGCTTCGTCCGGGTTACACGCGAGAACTTGCGCGCTTGACGGGTGTTGACGTGTCAGAGGCGCAGGTTGCTGTCTCTAATGCGGTTAAAGCCTCACGATCAAAAGGTATGCAGACGACGTCTGAGGGTGCGCGCACCGGTTATGCCGGAACTCCCACAGCACGACCTGTTCCGGCTGGTTCTGAGCAACCAGAAGCTTTCGCAGAGAGTGCCCCCGAAGGTCCCCGCGTCTTTGAGCTCAAAAATGATCCGTCAACGCGTCTTGAACGAGAAGCATTGATGGCTCTGATTCAATTTCCCGAATTGGTTGGCAGTGACCTTGCAACGGATGCAGTTCAATCAGCCATCCTTGACCCCAATTTGGCCACCGTTCGAGATGCAATCGGAGCAAACGTCAACGAGTTGGGTGGGGAGACCTGGCTGGATCGGATCCAGAACGATCTTCCTCAGGACTTCAAGCCATTGGTAACTCAACTTGCTGTGGCCCCACTGCCTCAAAAAAACGAGGACCAAACCCAGACCTATTGTCGTGGCGTGGTTGTTTCTCTCATTGAGCGTGACCTGGTTCGTCGCAAATCTGAACTTGTTGGGCGTTTGCAGCGAACCAGTGTTGACCAGGGTGAAGTCAGTCGCGAGATTCAACGTGAACTATTGGAATTAGAAACCAAACGCCGACAACTGCGTGAGGACTAG